From a single Sus scrofa isolate TJ Tabasco breed Duroc chromosome 13, Sscrofa11.1, whole genome shotgun sequence genomic region:
- the ATP6V1A gene encoding V-type proton ATPase catalytic subunit A (The RefSeq protein has 5 substitutions compared to this genomic sequence): MMDFSKLPKILDEDKESTFGYVHGVSGPVVTACDMAGAAMYELVRVGHSELVGEIIRLEGDMATIQVYEETSGVSVGDPVLRTGKPLSVELGPGIMGAIFDGIQRPLSDISSQTQSIYIPRGVNVSALSRDVKWEFTPSKNLRVGSHITGGDIYGIVNENSLIKHRIMLPPRNRGTVTYIAPPGNYDTSDVVLELEFEGVKEKFSMVQVWPVRQVRPVTEKLPANHPLLTGQRVLDALFPCVQGGTTAIPGAFGCGKTVISQSLSKYSNSDVIIYVGCGERVNEMSEVLRDFPELTMEVDGKVESIMKRTALVANTSNMPVAAREASIYTGITLSEYFRDMGYHVSMMANSTSRWAEALREISGRLAEMPADSGYPAYLGARLASFYERAGRVKCLGNPEREGSVTIVGAVSPPGGDFSDPVTSATLGIVQVFWGLDKKLAQRKHFPSVNWLISYSKYMRALDEYYDKHFTEFVPLRTKAKEILQEEEDLAEIVQLVGKASLAETDKITLEVAKLIKDDFLQQNGYTPYDRFCPFYKTVGMLSNMIAFYDLARRAVETTAQSDNKITWSIIREHMGEILYKLSSMKFKDPVKDGEAKIKADYAQLLEDVQNAFRSLED; this comes from the exons TGGTTACAGCCTGTGAcatggcaggtgcagccatgtATGAACTGGTCAGAGTGGGCCACAGCGAGTTGGTTGGAGAGATTATCCGATTGGAAGGTGACATGGCCACCATCCAGGTGTATGAAGAAACCT CTGGCGTGTCTGTTGGAGATCCTGTACTCCGCACTGGTAAACCTCTCTCAGTAGAGCTTGGTCCTGGCATTATGGGAGCCATTTTTGATGGTATTCAAAGACCTTTGTCAGACATCAGCAGTCAAACTCAAAGTATTTACATTCCCAGAGGAGTAAATGTATCTGCTCTTAGCAGGGATGTCAAATGGGAGTTCACACCTAGCAAAAACCTCCGG gtGGGTAGTCACATCACTGGTGGAGATATTTATGGAATTGTCAATGAGAACTCGCTCATCAAACACAGAATCATGTTGCCCCCACGAAACAGAGGAACTGTAACTTATATTGCTCCCCCTGGAAATTACGATACTTCT GATGTTGTATTGGAGCTTGAATTTGAAGGTGTAAAGGAGAAGTTCAGCATGGTCCAAGTGTGGCCTGTACGTCAGGTTCGACCTGTCACTGAGAAGCTGCCGGCTAATCATCCTCTGTTGACTGGCCAGAGAGTTCTTGATGCCCTTTTTCC gTGTGTACAGGGAGGAACTACTGCAATCCCTGGGGCCTTTGGCTGTGGGAAGACAGTGATATCACAGTCTCTGTCCAAGTATTCCAACAGTGATGTGATCATCTATGTAGGATGTGgtgaaagaggaaatgagatGTCTGAAGTCCTCCGGGATTTCCCAGAG CTCACGATGGAAGTTGATGGTAAGGTAGAGTCAATTATGAAGAGGACAGCATTGGTAGCCAATACCTCCAATATGCCTGTTGCTGCTAGAGAAGCCTCTATTTATACTG GAATTACACTGTCAGAATATTTCCGTGACATGGGCTACCACGTCAGTATGATGGCTGACTCTACCTCCAGATGGGCTGAGGCCCTTAGAGAAATATCTGGTCGCTTAGCTGAGATGCCTGCAG atagtGGATATCCTGCATATCTTGGTGCCCGTCTGGCCTCTTTCTATGAGCGAGCTGGCAGAGTGAAATGCCTTGGAAATCCTGAAAGAGAAGGGAGCGTCAGCATTGTAGGAGC agTTTCTCCGCCTGGTGGTGATTTTTCTGATCCAGTTACATCTGCTACTCTTGGTATTGTTCAG gTGTTCTGGGGCTTAGATAAAAAACTAGCTCAACGTAAGCATTTCCCCTCTGTCAACTGGCTGATCAGCTACAGCAAGTACATGCGTGCCTTGGATGAATACTATGACAAACACTTCACTGAGTTTGTTCCTCTCAGGACCAAAGCTAAGGAGATTCTGCAGGAAGAAGAAGATTTGGCAGAAATTGTACAGCTTGTGGGAAAG gCTTCCCTAGCAGAAACAGATAAAATCACTCTGGAGGTAGCAAAGCTTATCAAAGATGATTTCCTACAGCAAAATGGATATACTCCTTATGACAG GTTCTGCCCCTTCTACAAGACAGTAGGGATGTTGTCCAACATGATTGCATTTTATGACATGGCCCGCAGAGCTGTTGAAACCACCGCCCAGAGTGACAACAAAATCACATGGTCCATTATCCGTGAGCACATGGGGGAGATCCTCTATAAGCTCTCCTCCATGAAATTCAAG GATCCAGTGAAAGATGGTGAGGCCAAGATCAAGGCCGACTATGCACAACTACTGGAAGATATGCAGAATGCATTCCGTAGCCTTGAAGATTAG